The following is a genomic window from Micromonospora cathayae.
CGGGTCGTCCTCGAAGATGTCGCCGACGTCGATCAGCACGTCGAGGTCCTCCTCGATGCGGGACACGATCCGGACCGCCGCGACCGAGTCGCCGCTCAGCTCGAAGAACGTGGCGTCCGGCTGGTCGCCGGAGACGGTGAGCACCTCCCGCCAGATGTCCGCCACCCGTTG
Proteins encoded in this region:
- a CDS encoding acyl carrier protein translates to MTGKSIGHDREELIRQRVADIWREVLTVSGDQPDATFFELSGDSVAAVRIVSRIEEDLDVLIDVGDIFEDDPTLASLTDSVLHRTTSPAHG